The segment CCGCCAGGCAGGCGGCGGGCCGGTGCTGATCAACCTGATCCACGAAATCGGCAACCTGCGCTCGCTGTGCGGCGAGATAGTCGCCGTACAGGCCCTGGCCTCCAGCGCCACCCGGGGTTTCCCGGTGGAGGACACGGTGTCCATCAGCCTGCGCTTCGCCAGCGGCGCCCTGGGCAGCTTCCTGCTCTCGGACACCGCCGCTTCGGCCCGCAGCTGGGAGCAGACCTCCCGGGAGAATCGCGACTACCCCAGCTACGACGACGAAGACTGCTACCTCATCGCCGGCACCGGCGGTTCCCTGGCCGTGCCCACCATGCGGCTGAAGTGCTACGACCAGCCGGAGGACCGCTCCTGGTGGAAGCCCTTCAACTGCGAGGTGGCCGACCTGGTGCGCGAAGACCCGCTGGCGCGCCAGCTGGAGCATTTCTGCCAGGTCATCCGTGGCGAGGCCGAGCCGCTGGTGAGTGTGCGCGATGGCCTGCAGAACCTGCGGGTCGTGGAAGCCATCGCCCAAGCGGCGCGGGAAGGCGGAACCGTGGTGGTTGCGCAGTAGCTTGTGGGGGCTCAGAACCTGCCATCAGGCGACGCGGGACGGGATCGCTTTTCTGAAATCGTGGGAGCGAATTCATTCGCGATGAGCCTTCCACTCCCGATATGCGTCTTTCATGCACCGCGCACAAGGCCGATATCCCGCTGCTTGCGCGGTCGCTGCATCGAGAAAGAACACCCGCTCCTTCACATAGCCGCCCCGTGCGATGGCGCGCAGGGCGGTGGGGCAGTCGAGGCGGCCGTAGATGCGCGACGTGCGGTGCCCACCCAGGGTTCCGGGAGCGGGGCTGGGGTATGGCCTCCCGTCTGCTCCCAGCAGGGTCCAGGCTTTCACCCCCCGGCCTCGAGCTCCAGCAGGCGGCGCTTGCGTTCCACACCCCAGCGGTAGCCGGAGAGGTTGCCGTCGCTGCGGACCACCCGATGGCAGGGGATGGCCACTGCCAGGCTGTTGGCTGCGCAGGCCTGCGCCACGGCGCGTACCGCGCGGGGCGAGCCGATGCGCTCGGCGATTTCCGCATAGCTCGCGGTACTGCCTGGGGGAATCTCCCGCAGAGCCTGCCAGACCCGTTCCTGGAAGGCCGTGCCGCGTACGTCCAGCGGCAGGTCCAGGCCCAGCCTGGGTGCTTCGATGAAGCCGATGACCTTGGCCACCAACTGCTCGAAGCAGCTGTCGCCGCCGATCAGGCGTGCGCGGGGAAACTTGTCCTGCAGGTCTCGCAGCAGCGCATCCGGGTCATCGCCCAGGAGGATGGCGCAAACACCGACGCCGCTCTGCGCCACCAGGAAGTGGCCCAGGGAGCATTCGCCCAGGGCAAAGCGGATCTCGTTGTTGGCACCGCCGGCGCGGTAGTCGGCCGGCTTCATGCCCAGCACCTGGGCCGAGTCGGCGTAGAAGCGGCTGTTGGAGTTGAAGCCGGCGTCGTAGATCACCTCGGTCACCGAGGCGCCCGGACCCAACTGGTCACGCACCTTGCGGGCGCGGCGGGCGCGGGTGTAGGCCTTTGGGGTCAATCCGGTGACCGCCTTGAACACCCGGTGGAAATGCGAGGCACTCATGCCCGCCGATTCGGCCAGGGCTTCCAGGCCGGGTAGTTCCTCGGCGCTTTCGATCTGCCGGCAGGCGGCTGCAACCAGCGCCGCGTGCTGCTCGGCCACGTGGGTCATGCTGGCTGCGGCGCGACGGCTGGGGCGATAGCCGGCTGCCTCGGCCTGCTCGGCGCTGTCGAAGAACTCCACGTTCTCCGGACGCGGCAGGCGGGTCGGGCTGCTGGGGCGGCAGTAGATGCCGGTGGTCTTCACCGCGTAGACGAACTGCCGGTCGGCGGCCGGGTCCCGTGCCTGCACGGCGGCCCAGCGCGGGTCCTGTTCGATGGTGGTCGTGGCTGCGGGCTTCATGGCGCTCTCCGCTTTCCGTTCGGTCATGGCAGAGAGTATGCGGCCAGCCGGGGGCGTGCATCCCGACTCTTGCGGTCGAATTCGTTCAGAGCGCGTCATGGAAGATCACCCCCAGGGTATGTCGCCTGCCGCCCCGCAGCTGGCTGACGCCGTGGCGCAGGCG is part of the Pseudomonas lalkuanensis genome and harbors:
- a CDS encoding Gfo/Idh/MocA family protein, whose protein sequence is MSRLRIAIAGAGLIGQRHLELLQASAPCDPVGLVDPAPAAEAVAQRAGLPLFPSLEAIFETGRPDGIILATPNQLHVEQALTCLQAGVPALIEKPVAHTLEAGERLLAAAQGSKVPLLVGHHRAHSPILERARAIIREGRLGNLVAVMGSALFYKPDDYFDAAPWRRQAGGGPVLINLIHEIGNLRSLCGEIVAVQALASSATRGFPVEDTVSISLRFASGALGSFLLSDTAASARSWEQTSRENRDYPSYDDEDCYLIAGTGGSLAVPTMRLKCYDQPEDRSWWKPFNCEVADLVREDPLARQLEHFCQVIRGEAEPLVSVRDGLQNLRVVEAIAQAAREGGTVVVAQ
- a CDS encoding Ada metal-binding domain-containing protein, which codes for MKAWTLLGADGRPYPSPAPGTLGGHRTSRIYGRLDCPTALRAIARGGYVKERVFFLDAATAQAAGYRPCARCMKDAYREWKAHRE
- the ada gene encoding bifunctional DNA-binding transcriptional regulator/O6-methylguanine-DNA methyltransferase Ada yields the protein MKPAATTTIEQDPRWAAVQARDPAADRQFVYAVKTTGIYCRPSSPTRLPRPENVEFFDSAEQAEAAGYRPSRRAAASMTHVAEQHAALVAAACRQIESAEELPGLEALAESAGMSASHFHRVFKAVTGLTPKAYTRARRARKVRDQLGPGASVTEVIYDAGFNSNSRFYADSAQVLGMKPADYRAGGANNEIRFALGECSLGHFLVAQSGVGVCAILLGDDPDALLRDLQDKFPRARLIGGDSCFEQLVAKVIGFIEAPRLGLDLPLDVRGTAFQERVWQALREIPPGSTASYAEIAERIGSPRAVRAVAQACAANSLAVAIPCHRVVRSDGNLSGYRWGVERKRRLLELEAGG